The following are from one region of the Cervus canadensis isolate Bull #8, Minnesota chromosome 21, ASM1932006v1, whole genome shotgun sequence genome:
- the NUP50 gene encoding nuclear pore complex protein Nup50, with protein sequence MAKRIAEKELTDRNWDQEDEAEEVGTFSVASEEVLKNRAIKKAKRRNVGFESDGGGAFKGFKGLVASSGGGGFSGFGNGAGGKPLEGLSNGNSITSAPSFSSTRAATETKATFESTAINGPTSLVDKKIATPKTTGDSQQPPSSGAARHGNAYHKQLAALNRSVRDWIVKHVDTNPLCDLTPIFKDYEKYLASIEQQHGSSGNSDSESEASKISVDAQPPSLFGSTKLQPESPFLFHVNKTEDTSEQKVETVSEKSKDPSLGATSASFNFGKKIDSSVLGSLNSGPLTGFSFSSGNSSLFGKDTTQSKPVSSPFSTKTSESQAESGGNKCKGGDEEENDEPPKVVVTEVKEDDAFYSKKCKLFYKKENEFKEKGVGTLHLKPTANQKTQLLVRADTNLGNILLNILIAPSMPCTRTGKNNVLIVCVPNPPIDEKNAATPVPMLIRVKTSEDADELHKILLEKKDA encoded by the exons ATGGCCAAAAGAATCGCCGAGAAGGAATTGACAGATAGGAATTGGGATCAAGAAGACGAAGCCGAAGAG GTGGGAACATTTTCGGTGGCCAGTGAGGAGGTCTTGAAGAATAGAGCCATAAAGAAAGCAAAGCGTAGAAATGTTGGATTCGAA tCTGATGGTGGAGGGGCCTTTAAAGGATTTAAAGGTTTGGTTGCatcttctggaggaggagggTTTTCTGGATTTGGTAATGGTGCTGGAGGGAAGCCTCTGGAAGGACTGTCGAACGGAAACAGCATAACTAgtgccccttccttctccagcacaaGGGCAGCAACTGAGACCAAGGCCACCTTCG AATCTACTGCTATAAACGGCCCTACCTCCTTGGTCGATAAAAAGATTGCAACTCCTAAAACTACCGGTGACAGTCAGCAGCCTCCCTCCTCTGGTGCTGCCCGCCATGGGAATGCCTATCACAAGCAGCTGGCAGCCTTAAACCGCTCTGTGCGGGATTGGATCGTGAAGCATGTGGACACAAACCCGCTCTGCGACCTCACACCGATCTTCAAAGACTACGAGAAGTACTTGGCAAGCATCGAACAGCAGCACGGGAGCAGCGGCAACAGTGATTCTGAAAGTGAAGCCAGCAAAATATCAGTTGACGCACAGCCTCCTTCTCTATTTGGTTCAACAAAATTACAACCAGAGTCACCATTTTTGTTTCATGTCAACAAAACGGAGGATACGTCTGAACAGAAGGTGGAAACTGTGTCTGAAAAGAGCAAGGACCCATCACTAGGAGCCACAAGTGCCTCGTTTAATTTTGGCAAGAAAATTGATAGTTCTGTTTTGGGCTCCTTAAATTCGGGCCCCTTGActggattttcattttcttctggaaattcCAGTTTATTTGGCAAAGATACTACCCAGAGTAAACCAGTTTCTTCACCATTTTCCACTAAAACATCGGAGAGCCAAGCAGAAAGTGGCGGCAACAAATGCAAAG GTGGAGATGAAGAAGAGAATGATGAGCCACCGAAAGTAGTAGTTACTGAAGTGAAAGAAGACGATGCTTTTTACTCCAAAAA GTGTAAACTGttttacaagaaagaaaatgaatttaaagagAAGGGTGTGGGCACTCTGCATTTAAAACCTACAGCGAATCAGAAGACGCAGCTGTTAGTGCGGGCAGACACCAATTTAG GCAACATACTGCTCAACATCCTGATTGCACCCAGCATGCCTTGCACCCGCACAGGGAAGAACAACGTGCTCATCGTCTGCGTTCCAAACCCACCCATTGATGAAAAGAACGCCGCCACCCCAGTTCCCATGTTGATTCGGGTGAAAACAAGCGAGGACGCGGATGAGCTGCACAAAATTCTGCTGGAGAAGAAGGATGCCTGA